From the genome of Pseudomonas hamedanensis:
TGCGCTGCTGCAGCTCGATACTCCACTTGAGTATCGCCAGTTTCGATTGGCTGTAGGTGGCAAAAGGGTCGTAATTGCGCTCAGCCTGCAGGTCATCGAAGTTCAGTACTGCGCGCCCTGCGGCAATGCTCGACAGGCTGACCACCCGACCATCGTCGCTTTTGCGTAGCAGGGGCATCAGCAGGCCGGTCAGGGCGAAATGCCCCAGGTAATTGGTCGCCAGTTGCATCTCGTAGCCATCGGCCGAAACGCCTCGAACAGGCGGCGACATGATTGCAGCATTGTTAATCAGCACGTCCAGCCTCGGCAGGCGCCCTTGCAGACGGTTGGCGAGGTCACGCACCGATTGCAGATTGGCAAGATCCAGCGTTTCGAATTGCACGCGCGCCTTGGGCACGGCTTGCTTGATGTTTGCGATCGCTTCGCGGCCGCGCTCGGCGTTGCGTGCGGCGATGATCACCTCGGCACCGGCTCGCGTCAGCGCCAGCGCGTCTTCATAGCCCATGCCGCTGGTCCCTCCGGTCACCAGCACGATGCGGCCTTCCTGGCTGGGCATGTCATGGGTTGACCAGTCCGGCTTCGGCTCCGTTCGAGTAGTAGCCTGCGCAGCCAGTGTGCCGGCCATCGCGGTAATTGCGAACAGCGTCCGGGCGGCCTTGAGGATGCGTTGGGTTGCGGTATTGCTGGGCGTAGCGGGTGAATGAATCATCGGGGAATTCTCGTTCGCGTAATAGGGTTCCCCGGTTGGCGGGGCGAGCGAGCAGTATCGGTGTACGAATGTGCGAGGATAAGTCGGGCATTGGTGGATGGCCCGTACGGCATGGCGTACAGTCAGCCGCCTGCGGAGGAAGCATCCATGCGTAAACCAAACCTTACCGATGTGTCGATATTTGCCGCGGTGGTCGAGGCGGGGGGATTTCGTGCGGCCGCGCAGAAGCGGGGCTTGTCCGCCTCGTCGCTAAGCGACTGCATGCGTCGGCTGGAAAGCGACCTGGGCGTGCGCCTGCTCAATCGAACCACGCGCAGCGTCACGCCGACGGCGGCCGGCGAGCGATTGCTCGAGCGCCTGCGCCCGGCCTTGCAAGAAATCGACGCCGCATTCAACGATCTTGACGACGACGCTCAGCGCCCGGTCGGCACGCTCAAGCTCAATGTGCCAGTGCCGGTGGCACGCTTTCTGTTGCCCGACCTGCTGGCGCGTTTTCTCCGCCTTTATCCAGGGATCAGTGTCGAAGTCGTCATGGATAACACCTTTGTCGACGTCAACGCTGGCGGGTATGACGCCGGCGTGCGCTATGAAGAGAGCCTGGCCAAGGACATGATCGCCGTGCCCATCGGCCCGCGTCGCCAGCGCTTCGTTGCGGCGGCCGCCCCGCGCTATCTGGCTGAACGCGGTACGCCCACCCACCCCGAAGAACTGCCGGGCCATGACCTGCTTGGCCATCGATTCGAGAGTGGCAAAGTGGGCGTGTTCGAGTTCCATCGAGACGGCCGCGTTGTGCGTATCCCGCCTCAGGGGCAACTGCTGACATCGTCGCACGATTTGAAAATTCGCTCGGCCATCAACGGGCTGGGCATCGTCTATACCTTCGAGGATTTTCTGCGCGAGCCGCTGTCCGATGGCCGACTGGTGCCGATTCTCGAGGACTGGTGGCAGGCCTTCGACGGTCCGTTTCTTTACTATCACGGGCGCCGTCACATGCCTTCGCCGCTCAGGGCGTTTGTGGATTTTTTGCGGGCCGAAGGGCAGATTGCGGAGAGTTCAGGTGTCTTCGGCGCCGTTTCGTAAGGCCAATACATGGTCTGCCAGCAGGGCGCCCATGGCGACGGGAAGCAATCGGCCAGTAGCTGTCAGTAAAAGAAGGATGCTATCGAGCCAAAGCGGACGTTCGGCAGCACATCTGGCAATATATTTTTCTGACAAGCCTGTCCTGAACCCTTGGCAGAACTGAATGGTGAGTACTTTTATTCCATGACCAAAGGTCTGAGTGATGCCAACCTTGATTACGTGCTCGCAGTCATTGAAAAGGCACCAAACACGGAATTAAGTGCAATGTGTGAGCATTTGCAGATCGACAGTCGCGACCTTTTGAATCGATTGTCGATCTCAGTAGCAAGACTGTTTATCACGGGCACCCGCGATTTTCATTACTGCGATGAGGTGATGAACATTGTAATCAGCGATATCGTCGATTTGTCCATGCACGCGGAGATGCCCCAGCCGGCATTTTCTATCTACCAGGCATTTGATGCGGGCGAGTATTGGCACAGCGACGATGAACGGGATGTTTTTCCTTGGGAGAAGTGGACGCGGCCTGAGCTCGAGAGAATTTTGTGTGAGGTCGACGACAGCACGAACGAGCTTTCAAAGTAGGTTCGACTTGGGCCCCCAAAGGACTGCTTTGGGTCGAAAACAGTCACTCCTACCCGAAACGTCCACGGAGAATTGGCCCATGAAAACCGCCGTGATATCCGACACTCACAATCTCCTCCGCTCCGAAGCCATCGGCGCGCTCCAAGGCTGTGACTTGATCATCCACGCCGGCGACATCGGCAACCCGGACATCCTCGCCCAATTGTCCAAAATTGCTCCCGTCCACGCCGTGCGCGGCAACAATGATCTCAGCAGCCCATGGGCCAAAGACCTCCCCGACGTTCTGACCTGCACTCTCAACGGCTGGCACACTCTCCTTATCCATGACATCGCCGACGTCCCCGCCGATCTAGATCCAGACATAAAGCTCATCATCACCGGCCATTCCCACAAACCGCGCATAGAATGGCGCGGCGATCGTCTATACGTGAACCCTGGTAGCGCCGGCCCTCGGCGTTTCAAATTGCCGGTCACGCTGGCAATTCTCGAGATACAACCCGACAGCATCGAGCCGCGCCTGATTTCCCTGCTGGATCCCCCCGCCTGAAATCGCTACGGTTACCGCGATCCAAAACAGGGAACCCACCCATGATCTGCAGCGCCAACAGTTGCCGCAGCGTTTTGTAGGAGGCGGTGTTCAACCACCTGCCGCCACCCGGTTTCGAAGCGGTCAGGGCACAAAAGGGAAGTCATTTATTTCACAGAGGAAATGAGCGTTGGCCGAAGCTGCTGGATGACTGGCAGCTATCGGCCAGAAGCAGACCCTCACCTTGAAACGAGTAGAAGCAAGAAGATTCGGAGTAGGAAAATGCAATGTACCTGCAACGCTAAGGGCGACCTGGTAGAGATTGGTCAGAGGTACACGGCGTTTGTCGCAGGAATGCGCTGCCTTGCAACGGCGGACTGGGTCAAACTATTGCAATGTGCCGGGTGTGGGCAGCTTTGGCGAACGGATGAGTGGGATAAATATCTAACCCTGTACGCCCGCAAACTGGACTCGCCCGAGGGCTGGGAATCAGCCGAAATGGAAACTTTGATAAAGCTGCGCATGGTCGAGAATCATGGCGGCCTGGATACTTCTGCTTGTCTGGCGAAGGACTGCAAGCAACGTGTACTTAAGGGAAGAGCCTATTGCGTTGACCATTTTTATGAAACCGGAACAAGAGCCTGAACCGCTGAAACTGGCCAGTAGAGCGGGGTTAAAGAACAGATCACGCTTTCTGAATGTGGTCTGTTTCTGAGATGATGCTTGATCGGAACAAGGGAGTTGTGACCAGGAAACCAACGAGCGAATTGGTCGTGGTGTGTATGCGGGATTTCAGGTACAGACCATATTTAAAAAAGCACTGCATCCAGACCGACAAATATGGTCTGTCCCTGAAATCCCGCGGCCATCAACGGGCTGGGCATCGTCTATACCTTCGAGGATTTTCTGCGCGAGCCGCTGTCCGAGGGTCGACTGGTGCCGATTCTCGAGGACTGGTGGCAGGCCTTCGACGGTCCGTTTCTTTACTATCACGGGCGCCGTCACCAGCCTTCGCCGCTCAGGGCGTTTGTGGATTTTTTGCGGGCCGAAGGGCAGGTTGCAGAGAGCTCAGCCGTCGTCAGCAGCGCTCTCTGAATTCCCGATGACTCCTATCGGAGGTTGTAAACCAATCACAAGGCTGGGAGGCTAGCGCGACGCTTACTATAAGGACATGCTGAAATGAGCTCAGGAAAAATCCTCGTCACAGGCGCAGCAGGAAAGATCGGCAAGGCTTTTTGGGAAGCGCGCGACGATAAATCCGATTTGCGTTTAGCCGATTTAGACGTCACACAATTTCCGGACTCCGCGCAGCATTTCGCTCTCGACGTCAGGGATCAAGCCAGTTGCCTTCGAGCTTGCGAGGGTATACATACCGTCATCCATCTTGCTGCTGACCCTGACCCAGACGCGGATTTCATGTCCTCACTGCTTCCAGTGAACATCGTGGGCACTTACAACATGCTTTTCGCCGCGAAGGCACAAGGCTGCAAGCGCTTCATATTTGCGAGCAGCGCCCAAGTGATCGAAGGCTATCCAGCGGATGTTCAGATACAGGAATGCATGGCACCCAAACCAGGCAATCTTTACGGCGTCAGCAAGGCGTTTGGAGAAGCCCTGGCTTCGATGTATGCAAACGATGGTCAGATGACGACCATCGCAGTCCGTATTGCCAACGTAGCCAAATTTCAACAAGGGGAAACCCACAGTCCCAGAGACGTCGCCGCCTTCATCAGTTTTAGAGATGTTGTCGCACTTCTCAATAATTGCGTTGACGCCGAGCTGAAGGGTTTTCACGTCATCCATGGGGTCTCGGATAATCGATATAAGCGTCTCTCTATTGATCAGAGCAGAAAAGTTGTCGGGTATGCTCCCATAGATGACGGGTTTGAGATTTTGGAAGGAGGCGCTCAATTTTCACCATCGCCTGCTTCAAGCTGAATTCGCCTGAGAACATCGTCGTAAGGCACCAGGTCAAGAAAAGCAATGACTTCCACTGCCCGCAAATTGTGCATGCGCATAATCCATACGTAGCTGTTGCGATAAGGCGCGCCATCGGCTGCGGTGGCGATGCCGTCCCAGTGCACAACCACGTCATCGCCTTCAGCCCAGATATCCGCCACCGTCGGGCGCACGGGTGAAGCAAGACGTTTTGCGAAGGGCTGGACTGCCCGTTTCAGGAAGTCGTCTCGGCCCCGATATGTACCCGCCGAAGGACTCGTCCCCTTGATGGTCCAGATCACCTCGGGCGCCAGCACATCTGTGAAGAACGTCCGGCCGCCCTGAGCCCACTGGTTGAACGCTTGCGCAATGAATTGGCGGTTGCGTTCCGTAGTCGGTTCGCTGGCCACGGCGGGTGCCAGTCCGCCAATTAATGTCGTGAGTACCAGTGTTAGCGCTGTGAAGATGCGTCGAACAAAAGTCACTTCCTATGCTCCTGTATCTGTCGGAAGAACTGGCCCATTTTTATGGGCCGTTGTGGCTAACCTGAACGAGCCGGTAGTTGCGTTCCCTCACGCCGTTGTTCTATATGGGGCATTGGCGAAGAAACGTTCGCCGGGACATGAAGTGGCCGGCAAGTACCTGCCGACCTCATCTGAAGTGTGACCTGTGAGCGGAGGAGGGCTGTTACAGGATCGTCCTGATTTCTTGCTTGATCATCCGAGGCGA
Proteins encoded in this window:
- a CDS encoding oxidoreductase — protein: MIHSPATPSNTATQRILKAARTLFAITAMAGTLAAQATTRTEPKPDWSTHDMPSQEGRIVLVTGGTSGMGYEDALALTRAGAEVIIAARNAERGREAIANIKQAVPKARVQFETLDLANLQSVRDLANRLQGRLPRLDVLINNAAIMSPPVRGVSADGYEMQLATNYLGHFALTGLLMPLLRKSDDGRVVSLSSIAAGRAVLNFDDLQAERNYDPFATYSQSKLAILKWSIELQQRSDAAGWGIRSIAAHPGVAVTELIARGPGLDSKFGKQWAVERDMYHSAAQGALPTLYAATALEAVGGAYYGPTGDDEKRGPLGFAKMPAAAADRSNSDALWQLSERLTGVTYR
- a CDS encoding nuclear transport factor 2 family protein, whose product is MTFVRRIFTALTLVLTTLIGGLAPAVASEPTTERNRQFIAQAFNQWAQGGRTFFTDVLAPEVIWTIKGTSPSAGTYRGRDDFLKRAVQPFAKRLASPVRPTVADIWAEGDDVVVHWDGIATAADGAPYRNSYVWIMRMHNLRAVEVIAFLDLVPYDDVLRRIQLEAGDGEN
- a CDS encoding metal-binding protein encodes the protein MQCTCNAKGDLVEIGQRYTAFVAGMRCLATADWVKLLQCAGCGQLWRTDEWDKYLTLYARKLDSPEGWESAEMETLIKLRMVENHGGLDTSACLAKDCKQRVLKGRAYCVDHFYETGTRA
- a CDS encoding NAD-dependent epimerase/dehydratase family protein, which produces MSSGKILVTGAAGKIGKAFWEARDDKSDLRLADLDVTQFPDSAQHFALDVRDQASCLRACEGIHTVIHLAADPDPDADFMSSLLPVNIVGTYNMLFAAKAQGCKRFIFASSAQVIEGYPADVQIQECMAPKPGNLYGVSKAFGEALASMYANDGQMTTIAVRIANVAKFQQGETHSPRDVAAFISFRDVVALLNNCVDAELKGFHVIHGVSDNRYKRLSIDQSRKVVGYAPIDDGFEILEGGAQFSPSPASS
- a CDS encoding LysR family transcriptional regulator — translated: MRKPNLTDVSIFAAVVEAGGFRAAAQKRGLSASSLSDCMRRLESDLGVRLLNRTTRSVTPTAAGERLLERLRPALQEIDAAFNDLDDDAQRPVGTLKLNVPVPVARFLLPDLLARFLRLYPGISVEVVMDNTFVDVNAGGYDAGVRYEESLAKDMIAVPIGPRRQRFVAAAAPRYLAERGTPTHPEELPGHDLLGHRFESGKVGVFEFHRDGRVVRIPPQGQLLTSSHDLKIRSAINGLGIVYTFEDFLREPLSDGRLVPILEDWWQAFDGPFLYYHGRRHMPSPLRAFVDFLRAEGQIAESSGVFGAVS
- a CDS encoding metallophosphoesterase family protein gives rise to the protein MKTAVISDTHNLLRSEAIGALQGCDLIIHAGDIGNPDILAQLSKIAPVHAVRGNNDLSSPWAKDLPDVLTCTLNGWHTLLIHDIADVPADLDPDIKLIITGHSHKPRIEWRGDRLYVNPGSAGPRRFKLPVTLAILEIQPDSIEPRLISLLDPPA